The Alnus glutinosa chromosome 10, dhAlnGlut1.1, whole genome shotgun sequence DNA window TAGTACATTGCAAGGCTTACATTGGGGATCCCATCATAAGCCCTCACGCAAGCAATTTAGGTGAGTATTGAATTCATTGAGAAAAGTTATTAAGTTTTCTAGTTTTGTGGTATTACAAAATGTTATAATTGCTTTCATTCGAGCTGATAATATTTTTGGATGATATGTTTTTTAAGAAtgctttcaatattttgaattATGGTGAAATATGATTTGATGATGGTTTATGAgctttaaagtatttattatgaaaattgataATTGAGATATGTATTACAAGCCTTATAATGAGTTAAGGATTTCATGATATGTATTACAAGCTTTATATGATGTTAAATGATACATAATTGTGTGAAAGCATGGACATAATGATTATGTTGTACAAAAGCCTGACTATAGATCAAAAGCATGAACACTAAACTTAAGAGTGTTTGGGTTGAAGCCTCATCGACACTCATGTGTAAGACTGGTTGGGTTAAAGTCTCATCGACATTAGCAACAAGACTATTTGGGTTGAAGTCCCATCGACACAAGTTAACTTAAGAACATTTGGGTTGAAGCTCTATTGGCATTCAAGTGTAAGACTAGTTGGGTTGAAGTCCCATCTGTGTCAGCAAtaaaacaatgaaaacaaatGAAAGGCAAGCATGACATGATTTATTATGGCTTTCATACTAGATGTATCTGTatgtatatgtgtttgatgGAACAAAGCATATGTTTACCATTACAGTTGGAATGCATAGAATGATTTATGTGGTATTTCATAGTAGGCGTATCAATATGCATGTGAGTTTGAATGTGACAAAACATATGCTTATCCTTATAGCTTAATTGCATATGATAATTTATATGTGCTTCTTActtaaatgtatatatatgcttgtATTTTCTTAATGTTTGGAAGGCTTGTATACAAGTATAGCTGAGTCACATGATATATAGGTGTACAAATATATGGTAGATGGGTTTATATGTGTATACTTACAAGCAGGAGATTGAAACATgtatatatgttcacagctacgTAGTTTGATTGCACTTGTTTACAAAACGCCAATGTTTACCTTATTAGttacaaaacattttaaaaGGATTAATTATATCAATGGTAGTTGTTATTGTAACCATATGACAGAAAGACAGAAATGTCTGCTCATTACAAAACcttaatgagttttatactgCTAAGACCGTGGACTCATTATGCCACCTATATGGACGAGGCAAACATCATGATCGTATAAAAGAAGATGTTTTGGAGCAAGTACCACAGACGTCGATGAGGACCCTGTGGCTCTATATTGGCTCTATATGTTATGCACATGTTATGGGAGGTGTTAGAGTTGGTGTtgtttcatgataattttgaagtctgtgatgatccattttgtttattaaaaaaaggggggggggggggggggttgtcaCATATGTGTAAATTAgctatgctatatatatatatatatatatacaaagttACGACTTAGATGGGTTTTTATGTATATGTTTGTGAATGTGCTCATATTCTAGTGGATTTCTACCTCATTTTTCGCATCATTGCAGCAAGCATACACCTAGATTTTGTCTCATTTGCCATCAGTATTCTTTtactttgttaatattttggctTACCTCAAGAACTTCtgaattttttatatcataagtaacgatttataatttaggtggACGACTAAGCTGATTTTGAATTTATCCCAAAAATctaacactatttttttttcttttttttttaaaaaaaaaataaaaaaaataaagaaattatctTTTCCTACTAATTAATAGTTACAAGTGATAATCttggtttttcaatggtcaaaataaaGGCACTTTCGGAAgatttttttggtcaaatttgacTTTCCGTCCAACATAATAATCAAAGACCGACAATGGAGCTAAATTGCAACAAAATGATAATTTGATGGATCTAAGTGTTACACCTGTCAATTTATGatactttataaaaaatagttatagTTGAGGGAGCTAAAGTATATTTAAccgatattattattattattttcttttcggATGCATTATAATTTCATTCTTGTTGGTGTAATTATTAATAGATTTTAACGTAGGCAATTTAAAGCTATCATATCTGAACCTAGCACTGAAGCTGCCCTCATCCCCTGCCTCTTCCTTACCACCCATATTATCACCTGAACCTGCACAGAGTACTGACCTAATTATCTCTGAACCTACTGCACCATCCCCCTCATCACTTGCACCTTCTGCCCATTCCCCAGTTGAACAACTTTAACTTGTTGTCCACCCCATGACTAGTAGATCTCGTACAGGCTCCCATCGTCCCAAAGAATTTTCAGATTACCAACTTTTCCACTCCACCAAATACCCACTTCAACTTCTCCATACTAATCTCCACGAAAGAGCACCCAATTATTTTACTAAGGCCGCAAAAGATCCATGATGGCAGCAGGCAATGACTCAGGAATTAATTTCAGGCTTTACAATCCAATGGAACTTGGTCCCAAGTTCCTCGACCACAGCACAAAATATCATACACAACAAATGGGTATTCCGTATTAAGCGAAGGGCAGATGGCTCTGTGGAAAGGTTCAAGGCAAGGCATGTTGCCAAAGGCTTTGAACAAAAATGTGGTTTAGACTATACTGAGACTTTTAGTCCAGTAATTAAACCATCAACTATTCGGGTCTTCTCTCGTTGGCAGTTTGATTTGAGTGGACTATTAGGCAGTTGGATTTGTACAGTGCCTTTCTTCATGGCAAGTTGGTTGAGGATGTCTTCATGGAACAACCAAAGGGCTTCATTGGTCCATTGCATCCTAATTTCGTTTGCAAGTTGCACAAGGCTCTCTGTGACTTAAAACAAGCTCTCCGAGTTTGGTTTCAAAGACTCTTCCCTTACTTATTGGAACTTGGATTCACTGCCTCGCTTGTGGATTCCGATCCTCTTTGTTCATCATGCATCATGgttttaatcctattttaatGTTagtatatgtggatgatattatCATCACTGGTCCTCGCGTCAATTCCATTCACACTCTTATCACTAAGCTGCAGGTGGAGTTTCCCCTTAAGGGCCATGGTCCTGTTCATTTCTTCTTTGGCATTGAAGTCTCTCGGACCAGCAATGGCTTGCACCTTTGCGGCCTAGCTAAATATATATCAGACCTCTTGCATCACACGAACATGCAGGGAGCTATACCAGCCAAATCACCTTGTTCCTCTAGCACACAATTATCAAAGTTTGATGGAGAACAACCCAGGAATCCCACATAATACGAACATGTTGTTGGCTCTCTTCAGTACTGCACTTTGACCGGACCGAGATCTCCTTCTCTGTCAATCAACTCTGTCAGCATCTCCATCAGCCAACCACTACCCATTCATCTGCTGCCAAAAGAGTTCTTCGGTATCTCAAGTCTTCTATAGATCATGGCTTATCTTTCTCTAAGGGTCCTTTACACCTTACTGCCTACGATGACAATGATTGGGCAAGTAGCCCTGATGACCAAAGATCAACTTCAAGTTTTGCTATCTTTCCAGGCAGTAATTTGGTATCTTGGGATGCCAAAAGGCAATCAGTTGTTTCTCGTAGTAGCACTGAAGTTGAATACCGCTCCCTCGCCATCACCACTGCTAAAGTCTTTTGGATTTGAATGTTatttagagaaataaaattcCTCTCTTCACCATTCATACCATTTGGTGTGACAATGGTGTGAAAATGTTAGTGCACTTGCTTTGGCATCTAATCCTCTTTATCATGCTTTGaccaaacatattgaagttgactATCACTTCGTTAGAGAAAAGTCCCCAACCAAGATATTGCTATCAAATTCATTTCCACTCAAGATGAAATTGCTGATGTATTCACCAATGGTCTCTCCTCTGCCGGATTTCTTTTTCTCAAGTCCAAGCTGCTAGTGCTTGCTTCACCTATCAGCTTGCGAAGGGATGTTAAGCGGGCTAATCACAATCCATCAGCTCCTCAATCGTCTCCAGCAGATTATGACAATCAAGGTTCAACAACTACTCCTAAATCAGCTCCTACAGATTATGACAATCAAAGACCAACAGAATTAGAAAGGCAATGTCTCGTGAATCATGGTCTAGCAGATATTGTGCATCAAGATGCACTGCCAGTAACGGCTATGACAGCTAAAACAAGATTCCATGTAAGGAAAGCCATGGACAACTTGGAAAAGAACACCAGGCAGCATATCTCGCAAAAATCAGAATGCTCCAAAAAAGGAAGTTAACAAAGACAAAGAAATTCTTCCTCTCCAAGACATGTTGTCAACATATATAGAAACTTATTCCATATAGGAATGCTTCAGGTTAATGTTGTACATATTCTTACAGATTTGTTTTGCTGTATAAATTGCCAAAAATTGGTGCTTAGCACCTTTCTTGTAATCAATCAAGCAATTCTCTTACTTCAATACAAAAACTTTCATTAATTAACCAAACTATCAGAAGCCCGAAAAGTTGCATGGACAAGGCTAGGGAAGCTTTTATTCACACTAGCTACTCCAATCGCAGCGCATTGACGCCAATGTTGgtaagaaaaaagataaaactgCTTCCATATATTTACAATTTGTCCAAAGTTCTCGTAGTCATTGATTGTGGTCGAGGGCAAGACGAGTGGAAGCAGCTGCAATGAGATTAAAGAGAGGAAATCTAAGAACCTAGTAGCCTCAATAAATTATAGGGACAGGGCTATAGAAAAGGTTAAAGTGAGATTAAAAAGGTAGATAGTGTTAGAGTGGATCTGATTGGTGAACAAATGTGAGCTAGAAGTGAGTGCTTGTATGAATATGAAGAAAAAGGACCTTGCAGATTGTACACGACTTGCTCGATAGAATGCCAACCCAATAAAATGAATCCACACACACTGTTGCAACAAACAACACGGTGGGGATGCACCACCGAAAAGGGTGAGAACAGAGGTTGGAATCCACCTGACCATTTGGATTGAATACTGGCGTTAGCTTAAGATTCTTATACTATGAAAGAAATTTACAAATGTAAAGAagattaaagaaataaagaaaatagagacGAGAGATATTGTACAATTGATTTGATGTTAGATACTTAAGTTCACTATTTTCGTAGAGTCACGTTGAATCTATAACCCATCACTTGTTCATATCTTCTATAAATCTATCATTGACTCTATGAAACTCACATTGGGTCCCATGTATTAGATGGTGGATTTATTATCTCTTGTACGAAGATGGATACGATCAAATAGGCAAAAGATGGAagcaaaacatttttcttaaatttattcaAATTCAACCTAATTCTTATCGAATGCCTTTAATTGGGGTAATTTAATCTCATCAAATCCTTAAGTTTAGGGTAATATACTCCAACGTAGAGAAGGTTCAAGTAGCCTCGTTGAGAGTGAATTAAGGTTCATCAGGAGAAGGGCGGCAAGGATCGATTTAGCTGCCTTTCATCAAATTCTTGAGGGCGAGAAATTCAGGAACTGGAACCACAACGATGTTCCACACTTATTACCAACAGGATGATAAAAAATGATCTGGCTTCCATGTTGTGATAAAACTAACAAGATATCTTTTGTAAAAACTTGGACGATTAAGAttcaaccaaaattttaaaCTAACCACATTGTcattgacaaaaagaaaaacaaagggaaaagtacacataaccccgtCAAACTActatttcattgtcaatgtcctctcaaactatcatttgtgtcaatgttctcctataaactaccaaaacatgtcaatgtccctcctaatGATAAAACtgtcattcataaaattattaattttaaaaaaaaaataaaaaataaaaaattctttaaaaaaatctaaaaaaataattaaaaaaaaaactggtttttcttctttgtttttattatttcagttaattttttttataatttttctttcttttttttatttactttttttagtttttttttttatttataaggacatttttgtcttattaaaaaaaatttagggttatttttatctttttgttggtcttaatagagacattgacatttttagtagtttaagagGGAACATTGACACGATTGAGAGTTTTTCCGGAATgagaaaaatattgatattgagtggtagtttgaggggaatatttgtatttttccaAAAGCAAATGTTGTTCAAGATATTTGTGGGATCAACGAAGCCAGTAGTGCCGGCTTTTGAAGTTGAGTTTTAAGAAGGCCAGTTCTTGGGGAATATTAGGTAAAAGCATTAATTCACAACAatttatctttgaattttttttaaaaaatttagggaataaaatatttttttgctttcttatcCAAATGCACTCTCCAAtaataaattcttttatcttttcctagatcaattaaatattgtgtctttacaaaatacaagtagGAGGCAGAATGAGCTAGAAGAAAATCTAGCTGGTAGGAACCCGAAGGTGGAGCCATAagggaaggaagaagagaagaagggcAGGGTTGGGGGGGAAGGAGGGAAGAATAAGGTTTTGTGGTTTTTGTCTCTAACGGCTAAAGAGAAAACGATGAAAACTAACGTGGGGAGTATTCTTTGTATCTCaaatatagatagatagatcTTCTGCttgtaatttaaatttttgatcAGATAGGTCTTACGTGGTTTCTCACGTTCTTTCTTGCTTAGAAATACGTACATTTCAATACAAAAATAGAAAGCACTGAACTTCAAATTCTTTCAGGTATATTGTTTAGTTTGAGTCTTATTTACTGCTAATAGAAGGATGTGATGCAGTGCTAGGGGCTAATGGTTGGGTGGTTGCAAACTTTAAATTGTTCATAGTGTTGTTTACTGTGGGAGGTAGAGACGTTAGAGACTTAGAGTTAAGGGGAAAACTTTCAACTAAGAGCGGTCGTAGTGAACTCGTCAAAGGAACGAATTCACTAAATTCAGCTGAAAACCCTCAAAATCAGGTTTGCAGCAAGCTTATTACTGCTACAGTAAATCAGACGATTGTAAGAAACCCTCGTCTCTTCAATTAAGTCCAATTTCTCtcgtctcttattattttttattttttttatttcatttttgcgGGTTCGACGAAGCCAACTTCTTTCGTCTCTTTCCTGTCCCTCTTCATTGTTCCTCTTTTGTGTTCAGTGCCGGAGGTCTGTGGGTTTTGAATCTCTCTGCCTTTGGCTTGTCATTGTTTCACTCTTGAGGAGCTTTTGATTTCATGGGTCTAATCGCAACACAATGGAGGAGGACGAAACGCTGTCTTTTGATTCCACTGCTTCGTCATGGTGGTCTGCTCCTGCTCTTAGCACTTCGGCCTCGGCCTCATCGGTGTGTATGGAGCTGTTGTGGATAAGTGAATGCTTTTTGGTTATTTGGGTTTAGGTTTGGGTTTTATGGGTTTTGTgcattttgaatgctttttgttgtttgttcgTTGTTTCCCCCAGAAAATTGAGGGGTGAGGGGGAAGGAATGTGAAAAGTTCCCTTTTGTGTGGTTTTGTTCAGCTCAACTTGACTCTACCAAGTTAATGTGGAAGATTCAAGACTGAGATGATCTgagctattttttattttttctattttttatttttctttttggggttTTATTGGGATTTAAAGACGGGAAAGTATGAAGtctaaaattttccttcttattTTCCTTACAATGATGGTTTTTTGGTGACCCAATGGggtgttaaattttaaaagaagtTCCTTTTATTGTGATTTTGATTTGAAATGTGTGTTTATAATTATTGGGGCAGGCGGAGGAGGGCACCGATGACGAGGTTTATGCACAGGTCTCATTGACTCCTGAAAGCGAGGTGAGCATTGTTCAGGTTACATGCATTGTCTTGGCTTCTGAATGTTGAGTTCTTTAGAGGTGATATTTATTTTGCATGAACTATCATTGTATACAGCAATTCGAGCAGAAACTCCAAGAAGTGGATACTGATGCAGATggtgaagaagatgatgttGAAGTAGCTGCAAAGTCGTCCACACCTCACATGTTTTGTAAGACTCTTACTGCTTCTAATACTAGCACCCATGGAGGCTTCTCCGTTCCTCCTCGAGCTGCTGAGGACCGCTTCCCTCACCTGGTAATGGTTGTAAATTTTTCTGTCAACGTGTATTTTGGCTTCACCTAGTTTGAATCATAAACCCATTTTTTGAGgagagcttctacacatcctcccctcatcctccccttatcacccttttataataaaaaaaattgatttttattaaaaagttgtttctgatgtgacatcagagacaactttttaataaaaactaatttttttaaggaaaatgggGTAACAAGGGGGGTTGAGAGTCTTTtctttagcatttctcttttttgagTGCACATTTGTGTCCAATGTACGTGCTTTAAGTTGGATTTAGGTTCTTTGTACGCCATGTTTGGGCACCTTGTAGATGAAATGTTCAAATGAAAGTGAAACCAATAAATTTTGGTTTCATGACGGTTGAAAATGGTTGGAGGTGCTTactttaaaacaaataaaaaaaatagtatttatttgaagtagagaatatttagagagtttgggATTTAAAGCTTTTGAAAAGTAGCTagctaaaaataacaaaagtaaattttctaGCTAAAATTTGCTTAAACTTTAACTAGTTTACTAGGAATACTCTAAGAATAGAAATAACAAACAGAACAAATggcaccttttttctttttgtccctAACAACGTCCTTAGTTTAAAATTGTTGGTGTAAAATCTTGACCATCCAAGTTTTTTTATAGGAGCTAAATGTCATGTTAGTTTTatgaaagagtaatgattcactaccacctaaatatacaacttttcaccaccttgtctatgtggcaaggtggtcccccaccttaatttatttttaaaaaataaaaaaactcaaaaaatagtgggggaccaccttgccacataggcaaggtggtaaaaagttgtatatttaggtggcattgaatcattattctttatgaaaaatgattgttgtataaCTCTTGACACAACTCTCatacaactccaacaacttttttttcaaactaaccagtggatttgttttcctacatataAGTCCTAAATATCAagtggttgattttaaaaaaagttgttagagttataCAAGAGTTATACGaaagttgtaaatgtatcatatctctagtTTTATAATAGCATGTAAGCTAGATCCGAACAGAACAAATTAACGACGCCTCTCTTTCTTTTAGGTTCTTGACAATGTAATCAAAGTAAATTTGATGttgttaaattttgatcatCAAATTTTTTACCGCAAATCTGCTGTTAGTTTTTACAATATGCAAGCCCGATCCAAACTAAAATTTGTATATTTGTTCTCCTTTGTGTTAAACCTGTTCAAGAATATATTCTCGATATAATTGTGATAGGATATGATAAGGTAACATATGAAATTACGAATTTGATTTCTTACCCCTATTCAAGTGTGCAAATATTCCTATTCTAGTTTAGGAATATGATATCCTAATTTAGTTGTTGGACTACTTGGATCTTTTTGGTTACGAAGTTAAGGTAATCCTATCCCAGGTTACTGCAATATGCAAATAGGAtactcattttttatatttatataaaccaaaaagagaaaaacataaagaaaaatttgttgaaaaaaaaacaaaaaccaataaaaaaaaattcagttaaaaaaaaaataataatggccAAGTTACCCATAGTTGAGCATCTTTTGGTATATTGTTATTAAATGCAGATCTTCCATCACTGTTGCTGACCGCCTAAAGCCATCATTGCCGGCCGTCACCAACTCCAAGATTCTAGCCACCACTTCCGCCGgctgacaatatatatatatatatatatatctccctTGAaccattactttttctttttttttttttaaacgtgaTGATAGTATGTGGGGCCTCAATGtgagcttttttaattttttttaaattaaaatatatatatcatttgcTTAAGCTTTGTGGTCTTGTTCATCCGAGGCATATTATCCTTGTTCCAATTGCGAAAATAATCTATTATGGATATCAATTAATCCAATCTCATCATCTCTATCTTGCCGTAAATTTAAACCAAGCCATGTGCATGCCCAGGACCATTAATTTATctaatagaaagaaaaagaacaaagaagattTATTTATCGAAGTATAATTAGACTAGGACTGACAAGGAAAAAACACCCCTCTTTTATGATATATTACTGGTAACCCACCCCTCATTttattctatatataatatacttttCTCACTCTCCTTTGGCCGTCTCTCCCTTCTCCAAAGCTCCCAAATTAAGCCTGCTTCAATCGTTGAAGCAATTTCAAGAATCAGGTACGTCCAATTtatcaaactctctctctttttccttcttatCTTTCTCTGTTGATTGCCACAAATATATACGGCTTTTAAGTTTAGGGTTTTCTTCTGTATTCTATCCATTCCAAATTTAAACTAAGTTTAGGGTTTTGCTGACAAATCTGTACTTCAGCCCTTCTAAACAAAAACGAAACTTTAATTATgcagaagtaaaagaaaaagattattactttttttgttatCATTATTGTGATCCGATCATGACTCTCAGTCGCAGGGGAGAGAAGGTGGTTTTGTATTTGGTCAAAAactctttctaaaaaaaaaatgtaatatgaGGTAATACAATTAAGGAAAAGCTTCACTTATAGCCCATAATCTTTGATCTCCTTTGCAATTAGGGTATCCATATTTAAGAAGtttcaatttaaggtatttatttttcaaattttttgtttttcaatttcaaaccctttgattaaaaaaaagaaaagaaaattctaatggagggttgaaattgaaaaaaattgaaagagaattttctaaattgacactttttcaagatggataccctaattgTAAAAACAATGAAAGATCAGGATTATAAGTTAAGTTTTCCGTACAATTAATTTCCTTCTACCATGACCGAGTCATCGAGAACTTAGTGTCAGTTTGAGTTTGCTTTTTAAAATGGtgcaattaaaaaatagttattttaaaatatgtaacgTAGTGAAGTATTTGATAAAATCACGGGTTGatatttaaaatcgcaatttagattttaaaatagtacgtttttaaaaaatgcacccCTTACTTGTGGCACATCATGAGGTTCATCCAATAATCTCTAAAACATCAAATTTCTCCATTTTAGTTGACCACTTTCTCAAATAACTTGCATCAGGTCAGTATTTTAGCTATCTACTTTCACTATTCAATTTCAATGTTCTTTTTCAAAGATTTCTTTATTGTTTCTAGAACAATTATATCACACTCCccatatattttcatttatttttttctctctatttgaTGAGTGAACAATGTTCACCTTCACGCTCACCAAAAATTGGTGAGTCTAATAGAGAGCCTTTCTGTTAAATCACTACacatttcaaaagtttaaacttaaacattaaaagaaataaatttaatcatttaataaatactttaacattccCTTTCACATATAAATTCAAACTCCCATTTTAGAAGGTGAATGAAGGAGACAGAGTTTGAACTCTGGGCCTCTACTATGATACCATAATAAATCATCGTATCATATTAAATAACTACTTATCCTAAAATCTTAAGCCCATTTTAAGATTTAGGTCGGCCAAAATAGCTTGCAGTCAATGCTTAGTATATTAGGCCTGTAATTCGGAATtcatatgtacatgtaaagaTCTTGCGGTATTTATTGTTAAGCTTTTTACCTCACTGAATTTCAAAAACTTATCCGCAGATTGGCAGATCATTGATAATAGTAGTGATGAAGCCAAAATCAAGAAGACTTTCCAATAATACTCGCAAGTACTCCCATGGCACTGCCATGAATGCTAAGCAGAATGAACCTGCTTCCCGTTATGACTTCGCCAAGCTATCGGAAGCCTTGGATGTTGCGTGGCCCAAGGCCGAAGAAGTTGTAGACACAGCTCCCTGCTCCAATTCTAATGCAGCATCTGATGAGTCTGCTTCTGTTTACGATTTCAGTAAGCTCTCGGAGGCACTGAATGTCGTCGGCAACAAGCACAAAGATGCATCTGCAAAGAGATATAAGGCTCGCCGTGAACAG harbors:
- the LOC133879093 gene encoding auxin response factor 3-like, translated to MEEDETLSFDSTASSWWSAPALSTSASASSAEEGTDDEVYAQVSLTPESEQFEQKLQEVDTDADGEEDDVEVAAKSSTPHMFCKTLTASNTSTHGGFSVPPRAAEDRFPHLDMIRSSITVADRLKPSLPAVTNSKILATTSAG
- the LOC133880761 gene encoding uncharacterized protein LOC133880761; translation: MKPKSRRLSNNTRKYSHGTAMNAKQNEPASRYDFAKLSEALDVAWPKAEEVVDTAPCSNSNAASDESASVYDFSKLSEALNVVGNKHKDASAKRYKARREQQALMRCKLYQEEILEMETKGQIHCIYLEKEHGCSRYSIWTEEKIGLLSQHKFFLD